A single genomic interval of Lathyrus oleraceus cultivar Zhongwan6 chromosome 7, CAAS_Psat_ZW6_1.0, whole genome shotgun sequence harbors:
- the LOC127107457 gene encoding LEAF RUST 10 DISEASE-RESISTANCE LOCUS RECEPTOR-LIKE PROTEIN KINASE-like 1.2, translating to MKIKIISHFSSMISPMNDDHIHMTTFTSLFLFLTIFPTTICQQQHNKHVDCLKPYTCGEVSNIYYPFWGQNRPSYCGINSDQFHLKCDTHHRNTSIQIASQNFQVLYINQFVYTMTMFRKGLVYDNCSSALTNTSLDSSHFHYMSNVRNITILYNCANDIKIPNGANMNSFSCKEDSSKRAFYTDSETAEGVKCEGVRVDVQVTKEVELGGGIEGLNKALSRGFDVEYVADTQKCLKCVLSNGTCGGNDMSQFSCYCPDGTEGLDCSYRRENRWNWKRKVAVGVSAAAVVSAVSVGIAFYLYYYCRKKKKNVHAVSSTALSYCDSGSGSKVAENGGRYLGVHFFTYSELEKATNNFDSTRALGDGGFGTVYFGKLRDGRLIAVKRMYENNYRRVEQFVNEVEILTRLHHQNLVLLYGCTSRHSRELLLVYEYVPNGTVADHLHGSKAKPGMLPWPIRMNIAIETASALVYLHATDIIHRDVKTNNILLDNHFSVKVADFGLSRLFPNHVTHISTAPQGTPGYVDPEYHLYYQLTDKSDVFSFGVVLIELISSMPAVDIFRNKQEINLSNMAIKKIQNGTLHELVDPTLGFESDFKIRKMINAVAELAFQCLQSSKDVRPSMVEVMERLKDIQSDDGTSKCKPEVLDISGDDDSALVKNEPPPSSPDSNINTFP from the exons ACCATACACATGTGGTGAAGTATCCAACATATATTATCCATTTTGGGGACAAAATAGACCAAGTTACTGTGGCATCAACAGTGATCAATTCCATCTCAAATGCGACACTCATCATCGAAACACTTCCATTCAAATTGCTTCACAAAATTTCCAAGTCTTATACATTAATCAATTTGTTTACACCATGACAATGTTTCGAAAAGGACTTGTTTATGATAATTGTTCTTCTGCTTTAACCAACACTTCTTTAGATTCAAGTCACTTTCATTATATGTCTAATGTGAGGAACATCACTATTTTATATAACTGTGCTAATGACATCAAGATTCCGAATGGCGCGAACATGAACTCGTTTTCGTGCAAGGAGGATTCGAGCAAGCGCGCTTTTTATACGGATTCTGAAACAGCAGAGGGTGTTAAATGCGAAGGAGTTCGTGTTGATGTTCAGGTGACAAAGGAAGTGGAACTTGGTGGTGGAATTGAAGGGCTGAACAAGGCTTTGAGCAGAGGATTTGATGTGGAATATGTTGCAGATACTCAAAAATGCTTAAAATGTGTTTTAAGTAATGGAACTTGTGGAGGGAATGATATGTCTCAGTTTTCATGTTATTGTCCTGATGGAACTGAAGGTTTAGATTGTTCTTATCGCCGCG AGAATAGATGGAATTGGAAAAGAAAGGTTGCTGTAG GAGTTTCTGCTGCTGCTGTGGTCAGTGCAGTTTCTGTAGGCATTGCTTTCTACCTCTACTATTATTGCagaaagaagaaaaagaatgttCATGCAGTATCCTCTACTGCACTATCTTACTGTGATTCTGGTTCTGGTTCAAAAGTCGCTGAAAATGGAGGTAGATATCTTGGAGTCCACTTCTTCACCTATAGTGAACTTGAAAAGGCCACAAACAACTTTGATTCTACCAGAGCACTAGGAGATGGAGGCTTTGGCACAGTCTATTTTG GAAAACTCCGGGACGGGCGTTTGATTGCGGTGAAACGCATGTATGAGAATAACTACAGAAGAGTTGAGCAATTTGTGAATGAAGTTGAGATCTTAACTCGTTTACACCATCAAAATCTTGTGTTATTATACGGGTGCACTTCACGCCACAGCCGCGAACTTCTGCTTGTATATGAATATGTCCCTAATGGAACTGTTGCTGATCATCTTCATGGTTCAAAAGCAAAACCTGGCATGTTACCTTGGCCTATCAGAATGAACATTGCAATAGAAACTGCTAGTGCATTGGTGTATCTTCATGCAACTGACATCATCCATAGAGATGTGAAAACCAACAACATTCTACTGGACAATCATTTCAGTGTCAAAGTAGCCGATTTTGGACTTTCGCGTCTTTTCCCAAACCATGTCACGCACATTTCAACCGCTCCACAAGGGACTCCTGGTTACGTCGATCCGGAGTATCATTTGTACTATCAGCTTACCGATAAAAGCGATGTATTTAGCTTTGGAGTTGTGCTGATTGAGTTGATATCATCAATGCCTGCTGTTGATATATTTCGGAACAAGCAAGAAATCAATTTGTCTAACATGGCTATCAAGAAGATTCAAAATGGAACATTGCATGAGCTTGTTGACCCTACACTTGGTTTTGAGTCAGATTTCAAGATAAGGAAAATGATCAATGCGGTCGCGGAGTTAGCATTTCAGTGTTTGCAGAGTTCTAAAGATGTTAGGCCTTCTATGGTAGAAGTGATGGAAAGGCTTAAAGATATTCAGAGTGATGATGGAACAAGTAAATGTAAACCTGAGGTGTTGGATATTTCAGGAGATGATGATAGTGCTTTGGTCAAGAATGAACCACCTCCATCATCACCAGATTCAAACATCAATACTTTTCCTTGA